The Choristoneura fumiferana chromosome 11, NRCan_CFum_1, whole genome shotgun sequence genome includes a region encoding these proteins:
- the Rpt5 gene encoding 26S proteasome regulatory subunit Rpt5 gives MAAAMATTLEDKSIWEDGEEALSEEVLRMPTDEIISRTRLLDNEIKIMKSEVMRISHELQAQNEKIKENTEKIKVNKTLPYLVSNVIELLDVDPQEEEEDGAVVDLDSQRKGKCAVIKTSTRQTYFLPVIGLVDAEKLKPGDLVGVNKDSYLILETLPAEYDARVKAMEVDERPTEQYSDIGGLDKQIQELIEAVVLPMTHKEKFVNLGIHPPKGVLLYGPPGTGKTLLARACAAQTKSTFLKLAGPQLVQMFIGDGAKLVRDAFALAKEKAPAIIFIDELDAIGTKRFDSEKAGDREVQRTMLELLNQLDGFSSTADIKVIAATNRVDILDPALLRSGRLDRKIEFPHPNEEARARIMQIHSRKMNVSPDVNFEELSRSTDDFNGAQCKAVCVEAGMIALRRSATAVTHEDFMDAILEVQAKKKANLSYYA, from the exons ATGGCAGCCGCGATGGCGACGACACTAGAAGATAAATCAATCTGGGAAGATGGCGAAGAAGCGCTTAGCGAAGAGGTGCTTCGAATGCCAACAGATGAGATTATCAGCCGGACTCGCCTTCTGGACAATGAAATTAAGATAATGAAGAGCGAGGTGATGAGAATATCGCACGAACTGCAAGCACAAAACGAAAAAATCAAAGAGAACACCGAAAAAATCAAAGTGAACAAAACGCTGCCCTATCTCGTGTCCAACGTAATCGAACTTCTAGACGTCGATCCACAAGAGGAAGAAGAAGATGGTGCAGTTGTGGACCTGGACTCGCAGCGCAAGGGAAAATGCGCAGTCATTAAAACTTCCACACGTCAAACTTACTTCCTGCCAGTCATTGGCCTAGTTGACGCTGAAAAACTCAAGCCTGGGGACTTGGTTGGCGTGAACAAAGACTCTTACTTGATTCTAGAGACACTGCCAGCTGAGTACGATGCGCGTGTGAAGGCTATGGAGGTGGATGAGAGGCCTACAGAACAGTATTCTGATATTGGAGGGCTCGACAAACAAATCCAG GAGCTCATTGAAGCTGTAGTACTCCCCATGACACACAAGGAGAAGTTTGTCAACCTTGGCATCCACCCTCCCAAAGGTGTGCTCCTGTATGGACCTCCCGGTACTGGCAAAACCCTGCTGGCCAGGGCCTGTGCTGCGCAAACTAAGTCCACCTTCCTCAAGCTGGCTGGTCCGCAGCTGGTGCAGATGTTTATTG GTGATGGCGCAAAGCTGGTGCGTGACGCGTTCGCCCTTGCCAAGGAGAAGGCGCCAGCGATCATCTTCATTGACGAGCTGGATGCCATCGGCACAAAGCGTTTTGACTCTGAGAAGGCTGGAGACAGGGAAGTGCAGAGAACCATGCTGGAACTGCTTAACCAGCTCGATGGGTTCAGCTCCACTGCTGATATTAAG GTGATTGCAGCTACCAACCGAGTGGATATCCTGGATCCTGCTTTGCTTCGCTCAGGCCGTCTCGACCGCAAGATTGAGTTCCCGCACCCCAATGAAGAGGCTAGGGCCAGGATCATGCAGATTCATTCACG TAAAATGAATGTGAGCCCCGACGTGAACTTCGAGGAGCTCTCCCGCTCCACGGACGACTTCAACGGCGCACAGTGCAAGGCGGTGTGTGTGGAGGCCGGCATGATCGCGCTCCGGCGCTCTGCCACCGCCGTCACGCACGAGGATTTCATGGACGCCATCTTGGAAGTGCAAGCCAAGAAGAAGGCCAATCTCAGCTACTACGCTTAG